The bacterium region GTAATTCCCTGTTTCGTGGGATACTTGCATTGCCAACTCGTATACTGGCGAGAACAGACAATAAATTATTTTTAGAGTTGATGAGGAAAGAATGAAAGGCATTGAAATACGAAAAGGGGTGGTGATTCTTCATAATGGAGCACCTCACAAAGTTATGGAATTTCATCACCACACGCCCCCGAAAACGAAGGCGATGGTACAGACAAAGCTTCGAAACCTTCTGACCGGGACACAAACTGAAGTGCGATTCAGCTCAACGGAAGATGTAACAGAGGCGGATGTATTCACTGTTGGCGCTACGTATCTCTACTCTGATACCAGTGGATTTCACTTTATGAATGGCGATACCTATGAACAGGTTACTTTTGATGAAGAGACCCTTGGAGATGCCCGCTATTACCTCCAGGATGGAATGGCTGTTCAAATAACGCTCTATGAGGAGCAACCCATTGGAATTCAATTGCCAACAACGGTAATTCTTACAGTGGTAGAAACAGAACCTGCAATCAAGGGCGCCACTGCCACTAACTCTCCGAAGCCAGCAAAAACCGATACGGGACTGACGGTGAGCGTACCTCCGTTCGTAACAGAGGGAGAGAGAATAGTGATCAATACCTCTGAAGGAACGTATGTGAGCCGGGCTGACTCGTAACCGGTAGGAGACGCTTCCGAGAGGAATCGTAGCATAGAAGGGGAGCT contains the following coding sequences:
- the efp gene encoding elongation factor P, producing MKGIEIRKGVVILHNGAPHKVMEFHHHTPPKTKAMVQTKLRNLLTGTQTEVRFSSTEDVTEADVFTVGATYLYSDTSGFHFMNGDTYEQVTFDEETLGDARYYLQDGMAVQITLYEEQPIGIQLPTTVILTVVETEPAIKGATATNSPKPAKTDTGLTVSVPPFVTEGERIVINTSEGTYVSRADS